A region from the Microbacterium sp. NC79 genome encodes:
- a CDS encoding ABC transporter ATP-binding protein — protein MTVLLRARNLTRTYSSAAGDVHACVDVSLEVSAGELVVVRGPSGAGKSTLLNLLGTLDKPTSGTIEIDGQEVTALAEDALAVIRRDNLGFIFQSFGLVSILSAAENVELPLRIAGVAAAERVERVDEALARVGLEKHAEQRPSELSGGQQQRVGIARAIVSRPHILIADEPTGQLDSRTAASIMDLLSVLAHEQGLAAIVSTHDPLLVARADRVIDIHDGRITAVHDAKALASEPSAEPQTESAEQAAAVPAAGLEEQPEVPATPPLTRKALKIQRAMTGEIPIIRFADADGGSEKPAGESTHGG, from the coding sequence ATGACTGTCTTGCTGCGGGCTCGCAACCTGACCCGCACCTATTCCTCAGCAGCCGGTGACGTGCACGCGTGTGTCGATGTGTCGCTCGAAGTGTCAGCCGGCGAACTCGTTGTCGTGCGCGGCCCCTCCGGTGCAGGTAAATCGACGCTGCTGAACCTGCTCGGCACCCTCGACAAGCCGACGAGCGGAACCATTGAGATTGATGGGCAGGAGGTGACAGCTCTCGCCGAAGATGCGCTGGCCGTCATCCGCCGCGACAATCTGGGCTTCATTTTTCAGTCGTTCGGCCTGGTTTCGATTCTCTCCGCGGCAGAAAACGTGGAGTTGCCTTTGCGTATCGCCGGCGTCGCGGCCGCCGAACGTGTCGAGCGCGTCGACGAGGCGCTGGCACGCGTTGGCCTAGAAAAACATGCAGAACAGCGTCCAAGCGAGCTTTCCGGCGGCCAGCAACAGCGTGTCGGTATCGCGCGAGCCATTGTGAGCCGCCCGCACATCCTGATCGCGGATGAGCCAACCGGCCAGCTCGACTCTCGTACGGCCGCCAGCATTATGGACCTGCTCTCCGTGCTCGCCCACGAGCAGGGACTCGCCGCCATCGTCTCCACGCACGATCCGCTCCTCGTCGCCCGCGCCGACCGCGTCATCGATATTCACGACGGACGCATCACGGCGGTTCATGATGCGAAGGCGCTCGCTTCGGAACCATCGGCTGAGCCGCAGACGGAAAGCGCTGAGCAAGCAGCTGCGGTGCCTGCCGCCGGTCTCGAAGAGCAACCCGAGGTTCCGGCCACCCCGCCGTTGACCCGCAAAGCGCTCAAGATTCAACGTGCGATGACGGGGGAGATTCCGATCATTCGCTTCGCTGACGCCGACGGCGGGTCCGAGAAGCCGGCAGGGGAGAGCACGCACGGCGGCTAA
- a CDS encoding phage holin family protein, which yields MSNPSGFRDRSKDGLLTLVGEVPELVKNLVVAEVNSAKQWVAKVSKDAGIGAVWFVIALFFLFWTVPAFAAFVIVGLSSWWPWWVSTLVVFALMLVLVAVFAVLGIMRMKRLTKVEDPVTAVKTDARMVKEIADEL from the coding sequence GTGTCGAATCCCTCTGGCTTCCGCGACCGTTCGAAAGACGGGCTCCTCACTCTCGTTGGTGAGGTTCCGGAGCTTGTCAAAAACCTCGTTGTCGCCGAAGTTAACTCCGCAAAGCAATGGGTTGCCAAGGTTTCGAAGGACGCAGGCATTGGTGCCGTGTGGTTCGTTATCGCCCTCTTCTTCCTGTTCTGGACGGTGCCGGCATTTGCCGCCTTCGTGATCGTGGGGCTGTCGAGCTGGTGGCCATGGTGGGTCTCGACCCTCGTCGTGTTCGCCCTGATGCTGGTGCTTGTCGCCGTGTTTGCGGTGCTTGGCATCATGCGGATGAAGCGGCTGACCAAGGTCGAAGATCCCGTAACCGCCGTCAAAACCGATGCTCGCATGGTGAAGGAGATTGCAGATGAGCTCTGA
- a CDS encoding uroporphyrinogen-III synthase: MNFPSEENHKPLGGWRVLVPRGGPWGDGVAASLREQGAVPVVAPLINFAATTDPEALDDALERLGNGEFDWLTVTSATTVDVLYAQRAVIPAKTKVAAVGETTAAALQAAGLKVDLVPEKDNSAAGMAEEMIALEQAAPRRVLSLRSEIAKPVLSKALEAAGHDVSSVVAYRTVGVPVTERIMRDVVSGRINAILVTSGSVAVQVHEQFTDIPAGTIVAAIGPRTAKDARKVGLDVDVIADRQTVGALIEAVSRFPLPHAADELQP, from the coding sequence ATGAATTTTCCGAGTGAAGAGAACCACAAGCCATTAGGCGGTTGGCGAGTTCTCGTTCCGCGTGGAGGCCCCTGGGGTGACGGCGTTGCCGCATCACTGCGCGAACAGGGCGCCGTGCCTGTTGTTGCACCACTGATTAACTTCGCCGCGACGACCGACCCCGAAGCCCTCGACGACGCACTTGAGCGCCTCGGCAATGGCGAGTTTGACTGGCTGACCGTTACGAGCGCGACAACGGTCGACGTCCTGTACGCGCAGCGCGCGGTGATTCCTGCCAAGACCAAGGTCGCGGCTGTTGGTGAGACCACGGCAGCTGCCCTCCAGGCCGCCGGCCTCAAGGTCGACCTCGTTCCCGAAAAAGACAACTCGGCAGCCGGCATGGCTGAAGAGATGATCGCCCTCGAGCAGGCCGCCCCGCGTCGCGTTTTGTCATTGCGCAGCGAGATCGCCAAACCCGTGCTGAGCAAGGCGCTTGAGGCTGCCGGCCACGATGTGTCAAGCGTCGTTGCCTACCGCACCGTTGGCGTGCCCGTCACCGAGCGCATCATGCGCGACGTTGTCAGCGGCCGCATCAACGCGATCCTGGTGACCAGCGGTTCCGTCGCAGTGCAGGTGCACGAACAGTTCACCGACATTCCGGCCGGAACCATTGTTGCTGCCATCGGGCCGCGTACCGCGAAGGATGCTCGCAAGGTCGGCCTTGACGTTGACGTGATCGCTGATCGCCAGACGGTGGGGGCGCTGATCGAAGCCGTTTCGCGCTTCCCGTTGCCGCACGCGGCAGACGAACTACAGCCCTGA
- a CDS encoding FtsX-like permease family protein: protein MSTTRLIRLSRLTRARTFAHGALAAGVGLLIAFVVFLVATLGAWITVDTHRALVTAIGTSESAVLVLETRVGKDPAAQDAEAEAVITRALGTSIHIERAAVEGDDALVQYKITPDIDKLTPGSASRMASGIDTIEDRFRQSTAAVGGLTISGGLAATISDAGAGAVASAAISPIPLAIIAVLGWFAVMELSRAWGRARARETALLTARGLSRGQKIILTAAEVTAITLAASLIGFACAIVVTWFRAGEGTIGAISGGLGLTIGTIVILGLTAAVSVSRAAESEARISARAARFTQVASVGALGVIVFSAGLSVWQLFATRDAPVDGTWRVALSSLAPILTLIAAALIAVLLAAPLARIIAAIAGKRPKLSPSLPARNVARRLPAYATAVALVVITVSGSVFAASYVSTWERASESAADLGAGADTRAHIGFVKPADMRAATGLGIAAAVYTANVEVGDVSAEMLAMSQDQLADVIIPIPGLVDPQKLAASVTTTTNALPVAEGATEVQFTVNAEGLEFPVVTATAQLWVADAHGVATLVTLTFDDIEEKSRRPDPNGGFYGDQISVTLTGTTLLPTNTTRILSVGMAATDGARFDGTIVTVSQPQLAIGTDGNMVPLAFDPAVPSLVLGGSVVAETSKPYGVFWSSRAAAPVIPAVMSGAFARELSVAVGDEVELRVAGTGRTFTTQVAAIVEAIPGAHDARAVLVSLDAAVESAVPIGTFKATPSSPAAPNEIWIAGADPTEVATVLGADVTVPTDVAAIVTGGLITTWWIAPIGAALLAAIALIAMLASLTATRAGEVLILRAVGVAPRAQARMRMVEAATVVLTSIVLGALAGWAMSALIIPVLVGAAVPGSRQPVLAVNPTIVGIVVGIIVVAFIGAAIVIAAMVRKHATSTRTAEAAE from the coding sequence ATGAGTACGACGCGTCTGATCCGACTGAGCCGATTGACGCGCGCCCGTACCTTCGCCCACGGCGCGCTCGCGGCGGGCGTGGGCCTGCTCATCGCCTTCGTGGTGTTTTTGGTGGCCACCCTCGGCGCGTGGATCACGGTCGACACGCACCGCGCGTTGGTGACGGCGATCGGAACCAGTGAGTCGGCGGTGCTGGTGCTGGAAACCCGGGTGGGTAAAGATCCGGCAGCGCAAGACGCTGAAGCTGAAGCGGTGATTACCCGCGCCCTCGGCACGAGCATTCACATTGAACGTGCGGCCGTCGAGGGTGATGACGCGCTCGTGCAGTACAAGATCACGCCAGATATCGACAAGCTCACTCCCGGCTCGGCGTCCCGCATGGCGTCAGGTATCGACACGATCGAAGACCGCTTCCGTCAGTCCACCGCCGCCGTTGGTGGTCTCACAATCAGCGGCGGTTTGGCGGCGACGATTTCCGATGCGGGTGCCGGCGCGGTGGCGAGCGCAGCAATCTCGCCGATCCCGCTCGCGATCATCGCGGTGCTTGGCTGGTTTGCGGTCATGGAACTCAGTCGAGCGTGGGGTCGCGCACGGGCCCGTGAAACGGCGCTTCTCACGGCGCGCGGTCTGTCACGCGGGCAGAAGATCATCCTGACCGCTGCCGAAGTCACCGCCATCACCCTCGCCGCCAGCCTTATCGGCTTTGCCTGCGCGATTGTCGTGACCTGGTTCCGTGCCGGTGAAGGAACCATCGGTGCGATCTCGGGCGGGCTTGGCCTCACTATCGGCACGATTGTCATCTTGGGGCTGACGGCCGCGGTTAGCGTGTCCCGCGCCGCCGAGAGCGAAGCGCGAATTTCGGCGCGAGCGGCGCGCTTCACGCAGGTTGCTTCTGTCGGGGCGCTGGGCGTGATCGTCTTTTCCGCTGGGCTTTCGGTGTGGCAACTGTTCGCGACCCGCGATGCGCCGGTGGATGGCACTTGGCGGGTGGCGTTGTCGTCACTCGCGCCGATTCTCACCCTCATTGCGGCGGCGCTCATCGCCGTGCTGCTCGCGGCACCACTCGCACGGATCATCGCCGCAATCGCGGGAAAGCGGCCGAAACTATCGCCCAGCCTCCCGGCGCGCAACGTCGCTCGACGCTTGCCCGCATACGCCACGGCCGTCGCCCTCGTCGTGATCACCGTGTCTGGTTCCGTCTTCGCCGCCAGCTACGTTTCAACCTGGGAGCGCGCATCCGAATCGGCCGCCGACCTCGGGGCGGGCGCTGATACGCGGGCACACATCGGGTTTGTGAAACCGGCCGATATGCGGGCCGCGACCGGCCTGGGCATTGCCGCTGCCGTGTACACCGCCAACGTTGAGGTGGGCGACGTCAGTGCCGAAATGCTCGCCATGTCACAAGACCAGCTTGCTGACGTCATCATCCCCATTCCCGGTCTCGTCGACCCGCAGAAACTGGCGGCGAGTGTGACGACGACCACGAATGCGCTCCCGGTTGCCGAGGGCGCGACCGAGGTGCAATTCACGGTCAATGCTGAGGGGCTCGAATTTCCCGTTGTGACGGCGACTGCTCAGCTGTGGGTCGCCGACGCACACGGTGTCGCGACGCTCGTGACACTCACCTTCGACGACATCGAAGAGAAGTCTCGCCGCCCCGACCCCAATGGCGGCTTTTACGGCGACCAGATTTCTGTGACCCTGACCGGGACCACGCTGTTGCCAACCAACACCACGAGAATTCTCAGCGTCGGGATGGCGGCGACAGATGGTGCCCGCTTCGACGGCACGATCGTCACCGTCTCGCAACCTCAGCTCGCCATCGGCACTGATGGCAACATGGTTCCGCTTGCTTTTGATCCTGCCGTCCCGAGCCTCGTTCTCGGTGGTTCCGTCGTGGCCGAAACCAGCAAGCCGTACGGTGTTTTTTGGAGTTCGCGCGCCGCGGCCCCCGTGATTCCCGCTGTGATGTCTGGGGCTTTTGCCCGCGAATTGAGCGTCGCTGTCGGTGATGAGGTAGAGCTGCGAGTCGCCGGAACCGGTCGCACTTTTACGACACAGGTGGCGGCAATTGTGGAGGCCATTCCGGGTGCGCATGACGCGCGGGCGGTTCTCGTTTCGCTGGATGCAGCCGTGGAATCTGCGGTGCCGATCGGAACATTTAAGGCAACGCCGTCGAGCCCGGCGGCACCGAATGAAATTTGGATCGCGGGCGCTGACCCCACGGAGGTCGCTACGGTGCTCGGTGCCGATGTTACGGTGCCGACCGACGTTGCCGCGATTGTCACGGGAGGACTCATCACGACGTGGTGGATCGCGCCCATCGGTGCCGCTCTGCTGGCAGCCATCGCCCTCATCGCGATGCTGGCGTCGCTGACCGCAACGCGGGCTGGCGAAGTTCTGATTCTGCGGGCCGTGGGTGTCGCCCCGCGCGCGCAGGCGCGAATGCGCATGGTGGAGGCCGCCACCGTGGTGCTGACATCGATTGTGCTTGGTGCGCTGGCCGGCTGGGCGATGAGTGCGCTCATCATTCCGGTCTTGGTCGGTGCTGCTGTTCCGGGTTCCCGCCAGCCCGTGCTTGCCGTGAACCCCACCATCGTCGGCATCGTCGTGGGAATCATCGTGGTGGCGTTTATCGGCGCAGCGATCGTCATCGCCGCGATGGTGCGAAAGCATGCCACCTCAACACGCACGGCGGAGGCAGCTGAATGA
- a CDS encoding ABC transporter permease, which translates to MSLSRGRLIGTHWRYAPGASLVVAFIVALLTIAITVLPHVLSSVREDTLSEHLTEMSVTSRDLGARTADTGPPSSGVAERLPIEYRGQWGGIEDRMQDIRRNAPAHLRAAMQEPHYVAIAGNMDPAMDRRVFLAMDPFYDTHLELTEGRLPELVPTRGAVPTFEVIAPVATAEAFEWAIGQTREVPLGSVFVIDENGQPVETSPPQLTLVGTYTPDNASSSYWSQLVPLTGPTTNYDPFGQPAVTGYFFANPAVVAQTRPWAPVPTTYWFPIDTAQIRDADTVVLQGEIDTFIAKSHTLNEFFPSGSRFETKLGPVLERVSNTNHAFTALALIFVSGPIGVGAAVLILGARMITQHRRSAFALMDARGASPTQRRLLMAGEGLIAAVPAAIIGVGIGIALTLTVFTRSGAPLFSPLTIVLLIAVALFPAVALAASAPGAERATRVDDATPARTRVFVEMAVVILTITATLAFISRGSGTPQTGIDPLATITPLLLTVTAALITLRLYPLVMRAVHGRLRRGNGFVDFIGSARAVREASAGAAALLALLVGVSIAVSSTVVLSTIDASAQRIAEIRAGADLTLSVPRFADDAAERVAALDGVNEVVAVRNVPNVAVVVNNKTTRVPVYALDSEAFERISPHADALIPDGSSLRADGSVPVIASQSASQRLGITLGDLTIGGTQEKVTADVIAVVEDTAGFASMEIWILVDEEYLDDIVPTAGTVSTLLLDLDDVVDPATIVDEVRSEVEPFVSWITPASALDEATSGATTAGLRGTLLAAIGLVALLCAIAIVLTLVLNAPARSRLLALLKTLGAPPRSGAGIVSWELVPLCVAAVAAGTAFGLALPVLLFQVLDLRSFSGADSAPAYSVDPLLLTLSLGGFLVVAALFTLLSLFFSRRVKVSSVLRTVEES; encoded by the coding sequence ATGAGCCTGTCACGTGGTCGACTGATCGGCACGCACTGGCGGTACGCGCCGGGCGCGAGCCTCGTGGTGGCGTTTATCGTCGCACTCCTCACCATCGCAATCACGGTGTTGCCACACGTTTTGTCATCGGTGCGTGAAGATACGCTCAGCGAACACCTCACCGAAATGTCGGTGACCAGCCGTGATCTCGGTGCCAGAACGGCTGACACCGGCCCACCCTCGTCGGGCGTTGCCGAGCGTCTGCCCATCGAGTATCGGGGGCAATGGGGTGGCATCGAAGACCGCATGCAAGACATCCGCAGGAACGCCCCGGCACACTTACGAGCCGCCATGCAAGAACCCCACTATGTGGCTATCGCGGGCAACATGGATCCGGCAATGGACCGACGCGTCTTCCTCGCGATGGATCCGTTTTACGACACGCATCTTGAACTCACCGAGGGTCGGCTCCCGGAGTTGGTGCCGACGCGCGGTGCGGTGCCCACGTTCGAAGTGATCGCCCCGGTGGCGACCGCCGAGGCTTTTGAGTGGGCAATCGGCCAGACCCGTGAAGTGCCCCTCGGCTCAGTGTTTGTGATCGATGAGAATGGGCAGCCGGTGGAGACCTCGCCTCCGCAGCTCACTCTCGTTGGCACCTACACGCCTGACAACGCATCCTCTTCGTATTGGTCGCAATTGGTTCCGCTCACCGGTCCGACGACGAATTACGATCCGTTCGGTCAACCGGCCGTTACCGGCTACTTCTTCGCTAATCCCGCTGTCGTCGCGCAGACGCGGCCGTGGGCTCCGGTGCCAACGACCTACTGGTTCCCGATCGACACGGCTCAAATCAGAGACGCAGATACCGTCGTGTTGCAGGGGGAGATCGACACCTTCATCGCCAAGTCGCACACCCTCAACGAGTTCTTCCCGTCGGGTTCGCGGTTTGAAACGAAACTGGGCCCGGTGCTGGAGCGGGTGTCAAACACCAACCATGCGTTCACGGCGCTCGCCCTGATCTTTGTGTCTGGGCCGATCGGGGTGGGCGCTGCCGTGCTCATTCTCGGTGCCCGCATGATCACCCAGCATCGTCGCAGCGCCTTCGCCCTCATGGACGCACGGGGTGCGAGCCCGACGCAGCGGCGCCTGCTGATGGCGGGGGAGGGCTTGATCGCCGCGGTCCCTGCCGCGATCATCGGCGTCGGCATCGGAATTGCCCTGACGCTCACGGTGTTCACGCGGTCAGGTGCGCCCCTCTTCTCCCCGCTGACGATCGTCTTACTGATCGCCGTCGCGCTCTTTCCCGCGGTGGCGCTCGCGGCATCTGCGCCTGGCGCCGAACGCGCCACGCGCGTGGACGATGCGACGCCCGCACGCACGCGCGTTTTCGTGGAGATGGCCGTCGTGATCCTCACCATCACCGCCACCCTCGCTTTCATCTCCCGTGGTTCCGGAACCCCGCAAACCGGGATCGATCCGCTTGCCACGATCACCCCGCTCCTGCTCACCGTGACGGCCGCGCTCATCACGCTGCGGCTGTATCCGCTTGTCATGCGTGCCGTGCACGGGCGCCTTCGCCGTGGCAACGGTTTCGTCGACTTCATTGGTTCGGCCCGCGCCGTGCGCGAAGCCTCGGCCGGGGCCGCTGCCCTTCTTGCCCTGCTCGTCGGTGTGTCAATCGCGGTGTCGTCAACCGTGGTGCTTTCCACGATCGACGCCAGTGCTCAGCGGATCGCCGAGATTCGCGCCGGTGCTGATCTCACCCTCAGCGTGCCGCGCTTCGCAGACGATGCCGCCGAGCGGGTGGCCGCTCTCGACGGAGTGAACGAAGTCGTGGCGGTGCGTAATGTGCCTAACGTCGCGGTCGTGGTGAACAACAAGACCACGCGCGTGCCGGTCTACGCGCTCGATTCCGAAGCATTCGAGCGTATCTCCCCGCATGCCGATGCGCTCATTCCCGACGGTTCCTCGCTGCGCGCTGATGGTTCCGTACCCGTCATCGCTTCGCAATCAGCGTCGCAACGCCTGGGCATTACGCTGGGGGATTTGACGATCGGCGGCACCCAGGAGAAAGTCACGGCCGACGTTATTGCTGTCGTCGAAGACACGGCCGGTTTCGCATCGATGGAGATCTGGATTCTTGTCGACGAAGAGTATCTCGACGACATCGTGCCGACTGCAGGCACCGTGTCAACGTTGCTCCTCGACCTCGATGACGTGGTTGATCCGGCAACGATCGTCGATGAGGTGCGAAGCGAAGTGGAACCATTTGTCTCGTGGATCACGCCAGCGTCGGCGCTTGACGAGGCAACGTCGGGTGCGACTACGGCGGGCCTGCGCGGAACGCTGTTGGCCGCGATTGGGCTGGTGGCGCTGCTGTGCGCTATCGCGATCGTGCTGACGCTCGTGTTGAACGCGCCTGCGCGTTCCCGCCTACTCGCACTGCTGAAAACGCTCGGCGCACCGCCCCGCTCCGGTGCCGGAATCGTGTCGTGGGAGCTGGTTCCGCTCTGCGTTGCCGCCGTCGCCGCAGGCACAGCGTTTGGCCTTGCGCTCCCGGTTTTGCTGTTTCAGGTGCTTGACCTGCGCTCGTTCTCGGGTGCAGACAGCGCCCCGGCGTACAGCGTTGATCCGCTGCTGCTGACCCTGTCACTGGGAGGCTTCCTCGTGGTTGCCGCCCTGTTTACCCTGTTGTCGCTGTTCTTCTCCCGCCGCGTGAAGGTGTCGAGCGTACTGCGAACCGTGGAGGAATCATGA
- a CDS encoding NAD(P)/FAD-dependent oxidoreductase — protein MPETPDLAATARSHTVGIIGGGIGGLIVAWECAKVGMAVTVWDAATIGGMTRRVAVGGSNVDIAASTIERGAAVDEVLAAFGLTDQLVTAATTSRWLMQRTPVALPASPALGIPANPFTPDVTGVIGWGAAWRAYLDRLKPVLTIGNAESLGELVRQRMGAKICDKLVAPQTRAQLHLDPEDVLIDVALPELNGALTRAGSLSGGVGLMDVTAPPLSLDAGLGALTSALRARIEELGGVVHEHAPVSGVQPTETGWAVTSIPANTDAVDEQSTETHVQHLVLATDARAAHALLVPLLPSLPADVSAEQTVVVLAVTGVTGTRGAGLYARDASDTVQRIDHVTAQWPHVASDAGHDFFRVTLTGHGVGDAVELAATAISEAYGASAVVVDAVVERFVRAQSRAARTHADRTSAIRTQISALPQLDAVGAWVAGDSVRDVITDAMATAEVIRRRALFSV, from the coding sequence ATGCCTGAAACCCCGGATCTCGCCGCAACCGCCCGTTCGCACACCGTGGGAATCATCGGTGGCGGTATCGGCGGGCTCATCGTTGCGTGGGAGTGCGCGAAGGTCGGAATGGCGGTGACCGTGTGGGACGCAGCAACCATCGGCGGTATGACTCGTCGCGTGGCTGTCGGCGGTTCGAACGTTGACATTGCGGCATCGACCATTGAACGTGGCGCGGCCGTTGACGAGGTGCTTGCCGCATTCGGTCTGACCGACCAGCTCGTCACGGCGGCCACGACCAGCAGGTGGCTGATGCAGCGAACACCGGTTGCGCTGCCCGCGAGCCCGGCGCTGGGGATTCCTGCGAACCCGTTCACCCCCGATGTGACCGGTGTCATTGGTTGGGGCGCCGCGTGGCGCGCGTACCTCGACCGACTCAAGCCGGTGCTCACCATCGGCAACGCCGAGAGCCTCGGCGAACTCGTGCGACAGCGGATGGGGGCGAAGATATGCGACAAGCTGGTCGCACCGCAGACGCGCGCGCAGTTGCACCTCGATCCAGAAGACGTGCTGATCGACGTTGCGCTGCCCGAACTTAACGGCGCGCTGACTCGTGCAGGCAGCCTCTCCGGTGGCGTGGGGCTGATGGATGTGACCGCACCGCCGCTCAGCCTGGATGCGGGCCTGGGCGCACTGACAAGCGCGCTGCGTGCCCGCATTGAAGAACTGGGTGGCGTCGTGCACGAGCACGCGCCCGTCTCGGGGGTGCAACCAACGGAAACGGGCTGGGCGGTCACCAGTATTCCCGCCAACACTGACGCCGTGGACGAGCAGTCAACCGAGACACACGTGCAGCATCTTGTGCTCGCAACCGACGCCCGCGCAGCGCACGCTCTGCTGGTTCCGCTTCTTCCGTCGCTGCCCGCCGATGTCTCGGCCGAGCAGACTGTCGTCGTTCTCGCGGTCACCGGTGTGACAGGCACGCGCGGCGCGGGCCTGTACGCGCGCGACGCATCCGACACCGTGCAGCGTATCGACCACGTCACAGCCCAGTGGCCACATGTCGCGTCTGACGCTGGCCACGACTTTTTCCGTGTGACACTCACGGGGCACGGCGTCGGCGATGCGGTTGAGCTCGCTGCCACCGCGATCAGCGAGGCCTACGGCGCATCTGCCGTTGTGGTCGACGCTGTTGTCGAGCGTTTTGTGCGGGCGCAGTCCCGTGCAGCCCGCACGCATGCCGACCGTACCAGTGCGATTCGCACCCAGATTTCCGCCCTGCCGCAGCTGGATGCTGTCGGCGCGTGGGTCGCCGGTGACAGCGTGCGCGATGTCATCACTGATGCGATGGCGACAGCCGAAGTAATCCGTCGTCGGGCACTCTTTTCTGTGTAA
- a CDS encoding ABC transporter ATP-binding protein, protein MTELTAEPDIFCSDLVRIFAVKGRDGKAVEVQALQGLNLRVEQGELVAVVGASGSGKSTLLSILSSLDAPTAGVARVAGRDLLTMTRKQRVAFRREDVGFVWQQTSRNLLPYLTAAENVGAVLAIVGEPKGAKERSARVAELFDLLEISHLADRKPTALSGGEQQRVAIACSIAHTPRVVLADEPTGELDDDTSVQVLEAMRSVNRELGVTTLIVTHDPTVSEHVARTVQIRDGRTATEVLRSTRVDEHGAEHAVAEEYAVLDKVGRLQLPDEFVSSLDLRERVRLALEPDHVGVWPGQKTAGEEETL, encoded by the coding sequence ATGACCGAACTGACCGCTGAGCCCGACATTTTTTGCTCAGACCTGGTGCGCATCTTCGCGGTGAAGGGGCGCGATGGCAAAGCCGTCGAAGTGCAGGCGTTGCAGGGGCTGAACCTGCGCGTCGAGCAGGGCGAGCTGGTGGCGGTGGTTGGCGCCTCGGGCTCTGGCAAGAGCACGCTGCTATCGATTCTGTCGAGCCTCGACGCTCCCACCGCTGGTGTTGCCCGTGTGGCTGGGCGCGATCTGCTCACCATGACCCGGAAGCAACGCGTCGCGTTTCGTCGAGAAGACGTCGGGTTTGTATGGCAGCAGACATCGCGGAACCTGCTGCCGTACCTGACAGCGGCAGAGAACGTGGGCGCTGTGCTCGCGATCGTGGGCGAGCCGAAGGGCGCGAAAGAACGCTCGGCGCGTGTTGCGGAACTGTTCGATCTGCTGGAGATTTCCCACCTTGCCGACCGCAAGCCCACCGCTCTGTCTGGCGGTGAGCAGCAGCGGGTGGCGATCGCCTGCTCGATCGCACACACCCCGCGCGTCGTACTCGCCGACGAGCCGACCGGTGAGCTCGACGATGACACCAGTGTGCAGGTGTTGGAGGCGATGCGTTCGGTCAACCGTGAGCTGGGAGTCACGACCCTGATCGTGACGCACGACCCGACGGTGTCAGAGCACGTTGCTCGCACCGTGCAGATTCGTGACGGTCGCACGGCGACCGAAGTGCTGCGTTCCACGCGTGTCGACGAACACGGTGCCGAGCACGCCGTGGCCGAGGAGTACGCCGTGCTCGATAAGGTCGGTCGCCTGCAGCTGCCAGACGAGTTTGTGTCGTCACTCGACCTGCGCGAGCGCGTACGCCTGGCTCTGGAACCTGATCACGTTGGCGTCTGGCCCGGGCAGAAGACCGCGGGCGAAGAGGAGACCTTATGA